The following are encoded together in the Methylomonas methanica MC09 genome:
- a CDS encoding serine/threonine protein kinase yields MTSDDDKTVISPRTAPQTHVCPACGTENALEHLQKRGYRCEQCRLELAHVDYAPNGTVRGIFGWLRATGEVVLDRYQIKSVLGKGGFGAAYLADDLQLSGKRRALKEVPLPMFDEYETSLLSKLDHPGIPDIIDRKTVNGMVYLVLKFGGSRTLGSERKQYPDRRLPQDKLFPWMRQLCDVLIYLHGQNPPVVHRDLKPDNILLNEDDRIMLIDFGIAKEAADDGRTRTLAMAVTVGFSPPEQVMGTGTDARADVYALGATFYALLTGQNPTPAHERIAGVALTPPSQLVPDVPFQVEEAIVKSLNLNMNERQQSVKEFLLALSGVDAMEQSRPISSEEWTQRTVAMERSTENASSRPASLKLPTGRSTGNAGAMYNESVSQDVSRPPSQTKLLLALIAATVILAAVVTGGYFYFAKTPEPVDSAPAAAGQDVLPTQTPEVTLQSQPEPVPLPGQPELPAVSPPAQTPAAVPAAQPAKETESAQELLKRRVLEPEPEPEPTPVIAEPEPVKPVYRPRPKPKPVAKAPVVRNAPKPSGGSQPVWQIIPGGARKTD; encoded by the coding sequence ATGACTTCCGACGACGATAAAACTGTCATTTCTCCGCGCACCGCGCCGCAGACGCATGTCTGCCCGGCTTGCGGAACCGAAAATGCGTTGGAACACTTGCAAAAGCGCGGCTATCGTTGCGAGCAATGCCGGCTGGAATTGGCCCATGTCGATTACGCCCCCAATGGTACGGTCCGCGGTATCTTCGGTTGGCTGCGCGCGACGGGCGAGGTGGTTCTCGATCGCTATCAAATAAAATCGGTATTGGGTAAAGGCGGCTTCGGAGCGGCCTATCTGGCGGACGATCTACAATTAAGCGGTAAACGCAGGGCGCTGAAGGAAGTGCCCTTACCGATGTTCGACGAATACGAAACCTCGCTATTGAGCAAGCTCGATCATCCCGGTATTCCCGATATCATCGATCGCAAGACCGTAAACGGCATGGTTTATCTGGTGTTGAAATTCGGCGGCAGCCGGACTTTAGGCAGCGAACGCAAGCAATATCCCGACCGGCGCTTGCCTCAGGATAAACTTTTTCCGTGGATGCGCCAGCTTTGCGACGTATTGATCTATCTGCACGGTCAAAATCCGCCGGTTGTTCACCGAGATCTTAAGCCGGATAACATCCTGCTGAACGAGGACGACCGCATCATGCTGATCGATTTCGGCATTGCCAAGGAAGCCGCCGACGATGGCCGGACCCGTACCCTGGCCATGGCCGTCACCGTTGGTTTCAGCCCGCCCGAACAGGTCATGGGCACGGGCACCGATGCGCGAGCCGACGTTTATGCTTTGGGAGCTACGTTTTACGCGTTGCTAACCGGTCAAAATCCGACACCGGCTCATGAACGAATCGCCGGCGTCGCCCTGACGCCGCCGTCGCAACTGGTTCCCGATGTGCCGTTTCAGGTAGAAGAGGCGATCGTCAAGTCGTTGAATCTGAATATGAATGAACGTCAGCAATCGGTAAAGGAATTTTTGCTGGCCTTAAGCGGCGTCGACGCAATGGAACAATCCCGGCCCATTTCCAGTGAGGAATGGACACAGCGCACCGTGGCTATGGAGCGAAGTACGGAAAATGCGTCCAGCAGACCCGCCAGCCTAAAGCTGCCAACCGGACGCAGTACCGGCAACGCTGGCGCGATGTATAACGAATCCGTTTCGCAGGATGTCTCCCGGCCGCCTTCGCAAACGAAATTGCTGTTGGCGCTGATAGCGGCCACCGTCATTCTGGCGGCCGTGGTTACCGGCGGATACTTTTATTTTGCCAAGACCCCCGAGCCGGTTGATAGTGCGCCGGCAGCTGCGGGCCAAGACGTTTTACCGACACAAACGCCGGAGGTTACGCTGCAGTCCCAGCCGGAACCGGTTCCATTACCGGGTCAACCTGAGTTGCCTGCCGTATCGCCCCCGGCGCAAACACCGGCGGCAGTGCCTGCCGCGCAACCTGCCAAGGAAACCGAATCGGCTCAGGAACTGTTGAAAAGACGTGTGCTAGAGCCGGAGCCCGAACCTGAGCCGACACCCGTCATTGCAGAACCCGAACCGGTTAAGCCGGTGTACAGACCCAGGCCAAAACCCAAGCCGGTAGCTAAGGCACCGGTTGTGCGGAACGCGCCCAAGCCTTCGGGCGGTTCTCAACCGGTCTGGCAGATTATACCCGGCGGCGCGCGTAAAACCGATTAA
- a CDS encoding ATP-binding cassette domain-containing protein: MFKQQTIELRSSYNREQKKIGLKQGKSYVLGSSDGNEIVLQGQDILPQHALLQLLPTGLYLEPIAQSAVAINGTAINAASPLKNGDWLSLGTDLFQIGFSEPHAAAPIAAAQAAAKTAILTIGRHPGCDLHISSPLVSREHAKLYCGPKGVEVEDLNSTNGTFVNGRQLTGRMFLRQGDRVAIASFTYLFTGEALEPIDTTGKVGIEVRGLYKEVTDRSSRQTKRLLDDINLVIEPGEFVVIFGTSGSGKSTLLDALNARRPATGGTILYNGTDLYACFDSFRSAIGYVPQQDIVHRKISVRKALQYTARLRLPPDTAKEEAEEYITRVLEKVELTEKADLPIDTPAPLSGGQLKRVSLAVELVANPNILYLDEVTSGLDAGTDKRMMHLFADLAADQKTVICVTHTLENIDVCHQVILLHRGKLVYYGPPAEATGYFGVNRLSDVYELLESNSAEFWSQRYRSSGIYQRYVLERMTREAQDQQAEHSQLGLQLLRPRRSWFDLRQAITLTRRYFDLILADKKNLSILLLQAPLIAMVIGLVFDTEGLAPVRATAESQIAFILVLSAIWFGTLNSARELVKELPIYLRERSVNLSLGPYLVSKLLPLSALCLIQCLLLLGIVMGMIDLPGNFLERLATLFLAGLAATCMGLAVSAFVDSNDKAVAMAPILLIPQMVLSNAVVHLGEVSQWVAKSSVIAFWALDAMKTTLSADSLAIRDPSGQPVIPISGAFGNDLAMTAVLGVVFLGLAVMGLKLKDRKQ; encoded by the coding sequence GTGTTCAAACAACAAACCATAGAGTTGCGCAGCTCTTATAATCGTGAACAAAAAAAAATCGGTCTGAAGCAGGGAAAATCTTATGTGCTAGGCAGCAGTGACGGCAACGAAATTGTCTTGCAAGGACAGGATATCTTGCCGCAGCATGCGCTTTTACAGCTGTTGCCGACTGGTTTATACCTGGAACCGATAGCTCAATCCGCCGTCGCCATCAACGGAACCGCTATTAACGCGGCAAGTCCGTTGAAAAACGGCGATTGGCTGTCTCTAGGAACGGATCTATTCCAGATCGGTTTTTCGGAACCGCATGCCGCAGCGCCGATTGCTGCAGCGCAAGCAGCAGCCAAAACCGCCATTTTAACCATAGGCCGGCATCCCGGCTGCGATTTGCACATTTCTTCCCCGCTGGTTTCTCGCGAACACGCCAAGCTTTACTGTGGACCCAAAGGGGTGGAAGTCGAAGATTTGAACAGCACCAACGGCACGTTCGTCAACGGACGGCAGCTGACCGGCCGAATGTTTTTGCGGCAAGGCGATCGCGTCGCCATCGCGTCGTTTACCTATTTGTTTACCGGCGAAGCATTGGAGCCCATTGACACCACTGGAAAGGTCGGTATCGAAGTACGCGGGCTTTACAAGGAAGTGACCGATCGTTCCAGTCGCCAGACAAAACGTTTGCTGGATGATATCAATCTCGTCATCGAACCGGGGGAATTTGTAGTCATTTTCGGCACCAGCGGTTCCGGCAAGTCCACTCTTTTGGATGCCTTGAACGCTCGTCGCCCCGCGACCGGCGGCACGATACTTTATAACGGTACCGATCTGTATGCCTGTTTCGACAGCTTTCGCTCGGCCATCGGCTATGTACCGCAACAAGATATCGTGCATCGGAAAATCAGCGTCCGCAAAGCGCTGCAATACACCGCAAGGCTACGCCTGCCGCCGGATACCGCTAAAGAAGAGGCCGAGGAATACATTACGCGCGTATTGGAAAAAGTGGAATTAACCGAGAAGGCGGATTTGCCCATAGATACGCCGGCTCCATTGAGCGGAGGCCAGCTCAAGCGCGTCAGTCTGGCGGTCGAATTGGTTGCCAACCCGAATATTCTTTATCTGGACGAGGTCACCAGCGGTTTGGATGCCGGTACCGACAAACGCATGATGCATTTGTTCGCCGATTTGGCGGCGGACCAGAAAACCGTCATCTGCGTCACGCACACGCTGGAAAATATCGATGTCTGCCATCAGGTCATTTTGCTACACCGGGGCAAACTGGTTTATTACGGTCCGCCCGCGGAAGCCACCGGTTACTTTGGGGTAAACCGGTTGTCCGACGTTTACGAATTATTGGAAAGCAATTCCGCCGAATTTTGGTCGCAGCGCTACCGTTCTTCCGGTATTTACCAGCGTTACGTGCTGGAACGCATGACACGCGAAGCCCAGGACCAACAAGCGGAACACTCCCAGCTGGGTTTGCAATTGCTGAGGCCGCGCCGATCCTGGTTCGATCTGCGGCAAGCAATCACCCTGACCCGCCGCTACTTTGATTTGATTCTCGCCGACAAGAAAAATCTATCGATATTACTACTGCAAGCGCCGCTGATTGCAATGGTTATCGGACTGGTATTCGACACCGAAGGACTTGCTCCCGTACGCGCCACGGCGGAAAGCCAGATCGCCTTTATTCTGGTACTGTCGGCCATTTGGTTCGGTACGCTAAATTCCGCCCGCGAGCTCGTTAAGGAACTACCGATTTATTTACGGGAGCGTTCGGTCAATTTAAGCCTCGGTCCTTATCTGGTCAGCAAGCTGCTGCCTTTGTCGGCGCTATGCCTGATTCAATGTCTGCTATTGCTCGGCATTGTGATGGGCATGATCGATTTGCCGGGAAATTTCCTGGAGCGTTTGGCTACGTTGTTTCTGGCAGGCTTGGCTGCGACGTGCATGGGTTTGGCGGTTAGTGCTTTCGTCGACAGTAACGACAAGGCCGTGGCCATGGCGCCGATTTTACTGATACCGCAGATGGTGTTATCCAATGCGGTCGTACACCTCGGCGAGGTTTCCCAGTGGGTTGCCAAAAGCAGCGTGATTGCATTCTGGGCCCTGGACGCAATGAAAACCACGCTGAGCGCCGACAGCCTGGCGATTCGCGACCCGAGCGGTCAGCCTGTCATCCCTATCAGCGGCGCCTTCGGTAATGATTTAGCTATGACTGCCGTGTTGGGCGTTGTATTTTTGGGCCTCGCCGTAATGGGGTTAAAATTGAAAGACCGAAAACAATGA
- a CDS encoding type II toxin-antitoxin system HicA family toxin codes for MSHHLNLLRALFQDPLSGNVHWREIESLLHHLGAKIEPSHGARFHVLLNNMDVVLHHPHQSGVLNKQELKHIREFLSRAGINPSQYEAERKKDQAAD; via the coding sequence ATGAGCCACCATCTGAATTTACTCCGCGCCCTGTTTCAAGATCCGCTCAGCGGTAATGTCCATTGGCGGGAAATCGAATCTCTACTGCATCATCTGGGCGCAAAGATTGAACCCAGCCACGGGGCTCGATTCCACGTGCTACTTAATAATATGGATGTGGTGCTGCATCACCCGCATCAAAGCGGCGTGCTGAATAAACAAGAGCTTAAACATATCCGGGAATTTTTAAGTCGCGCCGGGATTAACCCGAGTCAATACGAAGCGGAACGCAAAAAAGACCAAGCAGCCGACTAA
- a CDS encoding DUF1993 domain-containing protein yields MSDFMYAISLPPILRSLTNLRAILEKAVSHAELKKIDPSVLIDARLYPDMYPLSRQVQIATDVAKGAAARLAGQEPPTFEDTESTFPALLARIDKTVALLESFTADQINGSADKTILLPRHDRTTEFKGLNYLTDFVLPNVYFHVTTAYAILRHNGVELGKQDFLGNI; encoded by the coding sequence ATGTCCGATTTTATGTACGCTATTTCACTCCCGCCTATTCTGCGCAGCCTAACCAACTTGCGGGCTATTTTAGAAAAAGCCGTTAGCCACGCAGAGCTGAAAAAAATCGATCCCTCGGTACTGATCGATGCCCGGCTATACCCGGACATGTACCCCTTGTCGCGCCAAGTACAAATCGCCACCGATGTTGCCAAAGGCGCTGCCGCGCGATTAGCCGGACAAGAACCGCCCACGTTCGAGGATACCGAATCGACCTTTCCGGCGTTATTGGCACGAATAGACAAAACCGTCGCATTGCTGGAATCGTTTACAGCGGATCAAATTAACGGTTCGGCGGACAAAACCATTTTGTTGCCGCGACACGATAGAACCACTGAATTCAAGGGCTTGAACTATCTAACGGACTTCGTTTTGCCGAATGTCTATTTTCACGTCACCACGGCTTACGCCATTTTGCGGCATAACGGTGTTGAACTGGGCAAGCAGGATTTTTTGGGTAATATCTAA
- a CDS encoding DUF2956 domain-containing protein encodes MTMTRYQKPSPQTQEDALKIAKSIQRPAQTKEQTKLIAHGIQQGIDLYKKQQKEKARELNKKLKKVTQQKPQPAAADDREIETYIVYRQHWLPWTLLLLTWLGVGIYILNHKG; translated from the coding sequence ATGACAATGACCCGTTATCAAAAGCCATCGCCGCAAACGCAAGAAGACGCTTTAAAAATAGCCAAAAGCATTCAGCGCCCCGCTCAAACCAAAGAGCAGACCAAGCTGATTGCTCACGGTATCCAACAAGGTATAGACCTCTACAAAAAACAACAAAAAGAAAAAGCCAGGGAGTTAAATAAAAAACTCAAAAAAGTGACTCAGCAAAAACCGCAACCAGCTGCAGCGGATGACCGGGAAATAGAAACCTACATCGTGTATCGGCAACACTGGTTGCCTTGGACTTTATTGCTGCTTACTTGGCTGGGTGTGGGGATTTATATCCTGAACCATAAAGGTTGA
- a CDS encoding type II toxin-antitoxin system Phd/YefM family antitoxin has product MINEVNAVAFRQNLGEMLNQVQYRHDSILIKKDGKPVAALVDAQLFDRIRRFKERFDTLSQQIADAYATVPEQEGVDEIDALVSETRHSQR; this is encoded by the coding sequence ATGATTAACGAAGTAAATGCTGTTGCATTCAGACAAAATCTAGGAGAAATGCTAAATCAGGTTCAATACCGGCACGATTCGATTTTAATTAAAAAAGACGGCAAACCCGTCGCGGCATTGGTCGATGCGCAGTTATTCGATCGGATACGACGTTTTAAAGAGCGCTTCGATACACTGAGCCAACAAATTGCCGATGCTTATGCCACAGTGCCGGAGCAGGAAGGCGTGGACGAGATTGATGCCCTTGTTTCGGAGACGCGGCACTCTCAACGTTAG
- a CDS encoding putative toxin-antitoxin system toxin component, PIN family, which yields MSKICIVLDTNVLLSGTAYPSSRPGKIVSAWRSGSLEVILSQYILDELQRVLPRLNHRLAWSSHEIRDFVDSLAFLADLVDPLETAEPALRDSADLPVLGTFLAAKANYLVTGDKDLLALSAHYPIITPANFWQLHGG from the coding sequence ATGTCGAAAATTTGCATTGTTCTCGATACCAACGTTTTGCTCTCGGGCACCGCCTATCCAAGCTCGAGACCGGGCAAAATCGTTTCCGCTTGGCGAAGCGGAAGCCTGGAAGTCATTCTTTCCCAATACATCTTGGATGAATTGCAGCGCGTTTTACCGCGGCTCAATCATCGTCTTGCTTGGTCCAGTCATGAAATACGGGATTTTGTTGATAGCCTGGCTTTCCTTGCCGATCTGGTCGACCCGCTTGAAACCGCCGAGCCTGCATTGCGCGATAGTGCCGACCTGCCCGTACTAGGGACTTTTCTAGCGGCAAAAGCCAATTACCTTGTTACCGGCGACAAGGACTTATTAGCATTATCTGCGCACTACCCCATCATTACCCCAGCCAATTTTTGGCAATTGCACGGCGGATGA
- a CDS encoding AAA family ATPase, translating to MSILANDNYQWLEVDSTATDASENPIPVDDVVIGCADGSLIACQCKKNQPDFKPWSIADLGDELAKAARFLESNPNSQVKFYSRNDFGDLHKLREHARNLSGDAYQQSLTADHRRTDATLARWLTETLGLTTYDWLQRTSFEVSNEFERAEEILKERLRSLVSNDEIAFDVLWAKLDKLGSRVGNSGSSAPPSHRLSKSDLIDILEKSGATLAPPMSQQQMQQSLASASAVGRSWRRDISGTRLHVDTAAELITAIESTDRAILLSGIPGSGKTCVLLELQEVLDQRNDLAAVFIQTREYASCLTPEARTAHGLPADLVGLIARMADNKPVVIVIDSLDVLSLSRDQLVLDFFLALMDRLLLIPKVTLIAACREFDRKYDRRLAERSWDKVVNTQPLNWDQVVAPIINTFGIDPQTLDSMTQSLLQNPRELAMFADIAKQTGGFNVASSQALSLKYLEIVVQNDSLLGDEAMAALEKIADKMLKTRKLDIVRVQAALPDSMRKRLLSANVLHENQFGSIEFGHQTLLDVLVVSGAQRNDLTLKAFIEQLPAVPFVRPTIRAYVAYLVTGDRGSLRKQLRAVFDSDAAFHIRRLVAESLAELAPQDDDWSLLKHLHSQHRELFTPLYYQAASLEWHRFWLKFLIPDLLQQRDAQSLALHVQRIGLWKNTDPDGVLAFWMLALQQEWVEPEQLAHNLVFQLHDFDFHTPTAAAALIEILLSYPRRDRDFLGRVIAKCVETGGADDALLWRYIAGDIQRDDVLAFHFNQKLRCDPHEFDNQDFLGQRMQQSERLLDLAIDTVEQWSVIYAEHYFGKREWCAHFLNNTAYERAHSQRDMYHASAENVLFGAIEKAIFQHAKHHSSWWQANRQRLCRSRELALRYLAVLALIESPETNLAEVCGLLTDQEMLASDLSYELGNLINAAFIFLQPTAQDAVETAILTLRNDQNLDEKLWIHEARAQLLAVIPAYLRSPTVQATLLAFEKAFGSLIRQGQRHNSPRMSLVTPPFSYDYLLKFSDPTVIRLLLYYSKVSRGQWEYLNHVGGAEQVEWQLREAASRSPVRFMRLLAENWVDIPKRFTDDILDGAATYLAHQFGNLQFDPNQWQPIEQVDPQRLAALILDELQRHPSRWWHCRAAANALEACANVIENQQEADRMIFAAIGFIDLQEHSYNDDRDLIGAGINMARGKITEAVMIVATHWAEKQRPLPELLMPTLKRLARDPQPAIRALILRRLPYLQSHDPDLGWALFHLALADDEPRLWKVAEPCLYYAYHQRFAEVGAVLQRIVCHELGEPLETWGRISALAAFSGYIDFLPFIQQLEALASVDAWKGAATVWTHKDNHARHAEQCMTGIRAGLNQPNGFAITIVRELSSLFDKDQPAICISWDIVDLYFSTYEQDQSDERFRLYGFDEWLNTLSQSHPDESLAAAERFAQFMRGGNHPVYDRGPLSQLLTRLFREAEEREESDHGQMLCRVITLQDAFLAIGVNGLQDWLRDAERP from the coding sequence TTGAGTATTCTGGCAAATGACAACTACCAATGGTTAGAAGTCGACTCCACGGCGACGGACGCCAGCGAAAACCCTATACCTGTAGACGATGTCGTGATCGGTTGCGCTGACGGCAGCCTGATTGCTTGTCAATGCAAAAAGAACCAGCCCGATTTTAAGCCTTGGTCGATTGCCGACTTAGGCGATGAGTTGGCAAAAGCCGCGCGATTCCTAGAGTCCAATCCGAATTCCCAGGTTAAATTTTATTCGCGAAACGATTTTGGCGATCTTCACAAGCTACGGGAACATGCGCGAAATCTTTCTGGCGACGCCTATCAACAAAGCCTAACAGCCGATCACCGCAGAACCGATGCAACCTTGGCTCGGTGGCTAACCGAGACCCTTGGTCTGACGACCTACGACTGGCTCCAGCGCACTTCGTTTGAAGTTTCCAATGAATTCGAACGAGCGGAAGAAATTCTAAAAGAGCGCTTGCGCTCACTGGTTTCCAATGACGAAATCGCGTTCGATGTTCTTTGGGCCAAACTGGACAAACTGGGTTCCCGTGTCGGGAATAGCGGATCATCGGCTCCGCCCTCTCATCGACTCAGCAAATCCGATCTTATAGACATATTGGAAAAGTCCGGCGCAACGCTAGCGCCGCCAATGTCGCAACAACAAATGCAACAATCGCTTGCCAGCGCCTCGGCAGTCGGACGTTCATGGCGGCGCGATATTTCCGGTACTCGTCTGCATGTCGATACCGCTGCTGAATTGATAACAGCCATCGAATCGACGGATCGCGCAATACTGCTCAGCGGCATTCCAGGTTCGGGCAAGACCTGCGTACTGTTGGAGCTACAGGAAGTATTGGATCAACGTAACGATTTGGCCGCTGTGTTTATCCAAACCCGCGAATATGCCAGTTGCCTGACACCTGAAGCACGGACCGCACACGGTCTGCCCGCAGACTTGGTCGGCCTAATTGCCCGGATGGCGGACAACAAGCCCGTGGTTATCGTCATCGACTCGCTGGATGTGCTTTCCTTGTCCCGCGATCAATTGGTTTTGGATTTTTTCCTGGCGCTGATGGATCGCTTGCTGCTGATTCCCAAGGTCACCCTCATCGCGGCTTGCCGGGAGTTTGACCGAAAATACGACCGCCGTCTGGCCGAGCGCAGCTGGGATAAGGTCGTCAACACCCAGCCTTTAAATTGGGACCAAGTCGTTGCGCCTATCATCAATACCTTTGGCATTGATCCGCAAACGCTGGACTCGATGACGCAAAGCTTGTTGCAAAACCCGCGTGAACTGGCGATGTTTGCGGATATTGCCAAGCAAACCGGCGGCTTTAATGTTGCGTCCAGCCAAGCACTGAGCCTTAAGTACCTTGAAATAGTTGTTCAAAACGACAGTTTGTTGGGTGATGAAGCCATGGCGGCACTCGAAAAAATCGCCGACAAGATGTTGAAAACCCGCAAGCTGGACATTGTTCGGGTGCAAGCAGCATTGCCGGATAGCATGCGCAAGCGATTATTGAGCGCCAATGTCTTGCATGAAAACCAGTTTGGCAGTATCGAGTTTGGTCATCAAACTTTGCTGGATGTGCTGGTTGTCAGCGGCGCACAGCGCAATGACTTGACCCTGAAGGCCTTCATCGAACAACTGCCTGCGGTGCCGTTTGTAAGGCCAACCATACGCGCCTATGTCGCTTATCTGGTTACAGGTGATCGAGGAAGTTTGCGTAAACAACTCCGAGCGGTTTTTGATAGCGACGCGGCGTTTCATATCCGCCGCTTGGTGGCCGAATCCCTGGCCGAGTTAGCTCCACAGGATGACGACTGGTCTTTACTCAAACACCTGCATAGCCAGCATCGCGAGCTGTTTACCCCGCTGTATTACCAAGCTGCCTCGCTGGAATGGCATCGTTTTTGGCTCAAATTTCTCATCCCTGATTTGTTGCAACAGCGCGATGCGCAAAGTCTGGCTTTACATGTGCAGCGTATCGGACTTTGGAAAAATACCGATCCTGACGGTGTCTTGGCTTTCTGGATGTTGGCCTTGCAACAGGAATGGGTTGAGCCTGAGCAACTAGCGCACAACTTGGTTTTCCAATTACACGATTTCGACTTTCATACGCCAACTGCCGCCGCAGCCTTGATCGAAATATTGCTGAGTTATCCGCGCCGTGATCGCGATTTTCTGGGTCGCGTCATTGCAAAATGCGTGGAAACTGGTGGTGCAGACGATGCATTACTGTGGCGTTATATCGCCGGGGACATCCAGCGGGATGATGTGTTGGCATTTCATTTCAACCAAAAACTCCGATGCGATCCCCATGAATTTGACAATCAAGATTTTCTTGGCCAGCGCATGCAGCAATCCGAACGCTTGCTGGATCTGGCTATCGACACGGTTGAGCAGTGGAGTGTGATATATGCGGAACATTATTTCGGCAAGCGGGAATGGTGCGCGCATTTCCTGAATAACACCGCCTACGAACGTGCCCACAGCCAGCGAGATATGTATCATGCATCGGCTGAAAACGTGCTGTTCGGCGCCATCGAAAAAGCCATTTTTCAACATGCGAAACATCATTCCAGTTGGTGGCAGGCCAATCGGCAACGGCTTTGCCGTAGTCGTGAACTTGCGTTGCGCTATCTGGCCGTGTTGGCTTTGATCGAATCGCCCGAGACGAATCTGGCCGAGGTGTGTGGTTTGCTCACCGATCAAGAAATGCTGGCTTCGGATTTGAGTTACGAGTTGGGTAACTTGATCAATGCTGCATTCATCTTTCTGCAACCGACAGCCCAAGATGCTGTTGAGACTGCAATCCTGACGCTGAGGAACGACCAAAATCTCGATGAAAAACTTTGGATTCATGAGGCAAGAGCGCAACTACTTGCGGTTATTCCTGCTTACCTACGCTCGCCGACAGTTCAAGCAACTTTGCTTGCCTTTGAAAAAGCGTTTGGCTCACTCATCCGTCAGGGACAAAGACATAATTCTCCCCGAATGAGTTTAGTTACACCACCATTTTCTTATGATTACCTTCTAAAATTTAGCGACCCAACTGTTATCAGACTTCTGTTGTACTATTCAAAGGTGAGTCGCGGTCAATGGGAATATCTTAATCATGTCGGCGGCGCGGAACAGGTGGAATGGCAATTACGCGAGGCCGCTTCGCGCAGTCCGGTGCGTTTTATGCGTCTGCTAGCCGAAAACTGGGTCGATATACCCAAACGTTTTACCGACGACATTCTGGACGGCGCCGCAACGTATCTCGCTCATCAATTTGGCAACCTTCAGTTTGACCCTAATCAATGGCAACCCATTGAACAAGTCGATCCGCAACGGTTGGCAGCCCTGATACTCGACGAGCTTCAGCGACACCCGTCGCGCTGGTGGCATTGCCGGGCCGCCGCCAACGCACTGGAAGCATGCGCCAACGTGATCGAAAACCAGCAAGAGGCAGACCGAATGATTTTTGCCGCCATTGGTTTTATTGATTTGCAGGAGCATAGCTACAACGACGATAGGGATTTGATTGGCGCGGGCATTAACATGGCGCGTGGCAAAATAACCGAAGCAGTCATGATTGTGGCAACGCATTGGGCGGAAAAACAAAGGCCGCTCCCGGAACTGCTGATGCCGACCTTGAAGCGTTTGGCTCGCGACCCGCAACCGGCTATCAGGGCGTTGATATTGCGACGTTTGCCCTATTTGCAAAGTCATGACCCGGATTTGGGTTGGGCGCTATTCCATTTGGCGCTGGCTGATGACGAACCACGACTTTGGAAAGTGGCGGAACCGTGCCTGTATTACGCCTATCATCAACGTTTTGCCGAGGTCGGCGCAGTATTGCAGCGGATTGTTTGCCATGAATTGGGCGAGCCGTTGGAAACCTGGGGCCGGATTTCGGCGCTGGCGGCGTTTTCGGGCTATATCGATTTTCTGCCGTTCATTCAGCAATTGGAGGCGCTCGCCAGCGTCGACGCCTGGAAAGGCGCGGCAACGGTTTGGACTCACAAAGATAACCATGCCCGGCATGCCGAACAATGTATGACCGGCATCCGTGCGGGCCTAAATCAGCCGAATGGGTTTGCTATAACTATAGTCAGGGAATTGTCGTCGTTGTTTGATAAAGACCAGCCAGCAATCTGCATTTCTTGGGATATTGTCGATCTGTATTTCTCGACTTACGAACAAGATCAGAGTGACGAACGTTTTCGTCTTTACGGTTTCGACGAGTGGCTAAATACATTGTCGCAAAGCCATCCCGACGAAAGCCTGGCTGCTGCCGAACGTTTTGCACAGTTCATGCGCGGCGGCAATCATCCTGTGTATGACCGTGGGCCACTTTCCCAGCTATTGACCCGATTATTCCGAGAAGCGGAAGAACGGGAAGAATCGGATCATGGCCAAATGCTGTGCCGGGTTATTACATTGCAAGATGCGTTTTTGGCTATTGGTGTTAATGGTTTGCAAGATTGGTTACGGGATGCGGAGAGGCCCTAA